Proteins encoded by one window of Vigna unguiculata cultivar IT97K-499-35 unplaced genomic scaffold, ASM411807v1 contig_419, whole genome shotgun sequence:
- the LOC114171927 gene encoding sugar transport protein 1-like, with product MPGAFISSGPSESKNYPGKLTVRVFVACFVAAFGGLIFGYDLGISGGVTSMDPFLKKFFPEVYAKENNIKPSDNQYCKFDSQTLTLFTSSLYLAALVASVLASTVTRLTGRRAIMFCGGLLFLAGALLNGFAQHVWMLIVGRILLGFGIGCANQSVPIYMSEVAPYKYRGALNMMFQLAITIGIFVANVLNYIFAKMENGEGWRYSLGCAIVPAIMIMFGAIILPDSPSSLIERGLDEKAKKELIKIRGTTDIDQEFEDLMAASESSKAVKHPWVSLLKRQYRPQLAFAIAIPFFQQLTGMNVIMFYAPILFKTIGFGATASLMSAMIIGACNAIATLVSIFTVDKFGRRTLFLEGGAQMLICQILIAMAIGLKFGIDGNPGVLPKWYAIMVVCGICIYVAGFAWSWGPLGWLVPSEIFPLEVRSAAQSVNVSVNMIFTFVIAQIFTTMLCHMKFGLFMFFACFVFAMTIFIFKLLPETKGVPIEEMHIVWQSHPYWKKFVTPNASPESVC from the exons ATGCCGGGAGCTTTCATCTCAAGTGGCCCTTCAGAATCAAAGAACTATCCAGGAAAACTTACTGTTCGGGTGTTCGTAGCATGCTTCGTAGCTGCATTTGGAGGATTGATATTTGGCTACGACCTTGGCATATCTg GTGGTGTGACTTCTATGGATCCGTTTCTGAAGAAATTCTTTCCTGAAGTGTATGCAAAGGAGAACAATATAAAGCCCTCTGATAACCAATACTGCAAATTCGATAGCCAAACATTAACGTTGTTTACATCATCTTTGTATTTGGCTGCACTTGTTGCCTCGGTGTTAGCATCCACTGTGACTCGACTCACCGGAAGGCGAGCTATCATGTTTTGTGGCGGTCTGCTCTTTCTTGCTGGTGCTCTATTGAATGGCTTCGCTCAACATGTTTGGATGCTCATTGTTGGTCGCATTCTACTTGGCTTCGGAATTGGATGCGCCAATCAG TCTGTGCCAATCTATATGTCTGAGGTTGCTCCCTACAAGTACCGAGGAGCACTTAATATGATGTTCCAATTGGCAATCACTATTGGTATCTTTGTTGCCAATGTTCTTAACTACATTTTTGCCAAAATGGAGAATGGGGAAGGATGGCGGTATAGCTTGGGTTGTGCAATAGTTCCTGCTATCATGATCATGTTTGGTGCAATCATTCTTCCAGATTCACCGAGTTCCTTAATTGAACGTGGTCTTGATGAGAAGGCCAAGAAGGAACTTATCAAAATTCGAGGAACCACGGACATTGATCAAGAGTTTGAGGATCTTATGGCAGCGAGTGAATCCTCCAAAGCAGTGAAACACCCTTGGGTCTCTTTGTTGAAGAGACAATATAGACCTCAACTCGCGTTTGCCATAGCCATTCCCTTCTTCCAACAACTCACTGGCATGAACGTGATAATGTTTTATGCTCCTATTTTGTTTAAAACCATTGGTTTTGGAGCCACTGCTTCTCTCATGTCGGCCATGATCATCGGCGCTTGCAACGCAATTGCCACTCTAGTCTCCATATTCACTGTTGACAAGTTCGGGAGACGTACCCTTTTCTTAGAAGGAGGGGCACAAATGCTTATCTGTCag ATTCTGATAGCTATGGCGATTGGACTCAAATTTGGAATTGATGGAAACCCAGGAGTGTTGCCAAAGTGGTATGCTATCATGGTTGTGTGCGGCATATGTATCTACGTTGCAGGATTTGCATGGTCTTGGGGTCCTTTAGGGTGGTTGGTTCCGAGTGAAATTTTTCCGCTTGAGGTGCGATCAGCTGCACAAAGTGTTAATGTTTCTGTTAACATGATCTTTACCTTTGTCATTGCACAAATTTTCACCACAATGCTCTGTCACATGAAATTTGGACTCTTCATGTTCTTTGCATGCTTTGTCTTTGCGATGACAATATTCATCTTCAAACTTCTACCTGAGACTAAAGGGGTTCCCATCGAAGAAATGCACATTGTATGGCAGAGTCATCCCTACTGGAAAAAGTTTGTTACTCCAAACGCTTCTCCAGAATCCGTGTGTTAG